In Drosophila nasuta strain 15112-1781.00 chromosome 2R, ASM2355853v1, whole genome shotgun sequence, a single genomic region encodes these proteins:
- the LOC132785335 gene encoding cysteine-rich hydrophobic domain-containing protein 2 translates to MSFSDFDAIYEDEQLEDLEHFQDQTVMPVPEPIIIRGAGNMTVFGLSNRFNIEFPCGLLSRVAPEEFKATIGRINGILKKTLPLNVKWLFCGCVCCCCTLGCSLWPVICLSKRTQLTLDKLLEWENSHLYHKLGLHWRLHKQQCDSNSMMEYVILIEFIPKTPIYRPD, encoded by the exons aTGTCATTCTCCGACTTTGATGCCATCTATGAGGATGAGCAGCTGGAGGATTTGGAGCATTTTCAGGATCAGACAGTGATGCCAGTTCCCGAACCCATCATCATCAGGGGCGCTGGCAATATGACGGT CTTTGGTCTCAGCAATCGCTTCAATATCGAATTCCCCTGCGGTTTGTTGTCCCGCGTTGCACCCGAAGAATTCAAAGCAACCATCGGTCGCATCAATGGAATCTTGAAGAAGACCCTGCCCCTGAATGTCAAGTGGCTATTTTGTGGTtgcgtctgctgctgttgcacccTCGGCTGTTCCCTTTGGCCCGTCATCTGTCTGAGCAAACGC ACACAATTAACGCTGGACAAGTTGCTGGAGTGGGAGAATAGTCATCTATATCATAAGCTGGGCCTGCACTGGCGTTTACATAAGCAACAATGTGATTCCAATTCCATGATGGAGTatgttatattaattgaatttataccCAAGACGCCCATTTATCGACCCGACTAA
- the LOC132785331 gene encoding putative uncharacterized protein DDB_G0271606: MLMPRYSDTENHQSHASSTTVAAHTKMRLLSKVEQNMRQSQQQQQQQQQHNIQQHQSINKLIHTAATGNGLVGDVDELLMPMRHKIEPGDNSIGSNSSSKEAHCRPERNLWSRAEMLEMLNIMQQTNALDQLNDRNVKSEYVFRQIEDMMRSKGYVKKSSIQIWTKWKFLKSTYNTTTRHGNGIPKVVPEEVYRVLCRMLSEHSHNLSNSSSSMNGTNGGIGSECGNSMDSSNAELNKAASASGGGGDANDELEHPIFGFRLGLVKAEPLDTGYETNMNSSEQEMEEIGDSSSLQHVPQMEHTPFMVTVKNEPDVDLDMDGTNTPPPTAPTSPSPPPSANVSTLSIPFTPLRVASFASSSTPSHGVLQIERPASMMNHNNKANLTGKLNRSMPLQSTSSINFVHPTSKLMLPRKQQLHRDLRLPREISLQPATAAGVGGMATRPLKAVPMRETGYSLRPERMIPDLEQSISPPQSPSPPMQQHLQQQQPQSLPKYAPPPLPYPSTSRHAQQFGNEQLHPLRKRRLNLPQQSPVPVKLQRSSTLYSNKPHNSSSNLRLDDASPAAEEPKAAHKVQAEELQRRKQQQEELFKKELHELANGFRDAQKEMMEDFFQHQKQLARREHDFQLRQDNLVMMALRKQTDALLNTARQLLQPLEQPQTQQEEVKEEQEQQQQEEEQQQSEQRETETNTSNQLEQSEQLEEDHQQHMELEGEAEEDEHDDAEDDAQYSDEEEEQMDDMQSEDGMQMMVAPTLSEVASS; encoded by the exons ATGTTGATGCCACGCTACTCGGATACGGAAAATCATCAAAGCCACGCCTCCAGCACCACCGTGGCCGCCCACACAAAGATGCGACTGCTGAGCAAAGTGGAGCAAAACATGCGCCAaagtcaacaacagcaacagcagcagcaacaacacaacattCAACAACATCAGAGCATCAACAAGCTCATCCACACAGCAGCCACTGGGAATGGACTTGTGGGCGATGTGGATGAATTGTTGATGCCCATGCGGCACAAGATCGAACCGGGAGATAATAGCATTGGCAGCAATTCATCCAGCAAGGAGGCGCATTGTCGCCCCGAACGCAATCTTTGGAGTCGCGCCGAGATGCTGGAGATGCTGAACATTATGCAACAGACGAATGCGTTGGATCAGCTGAACGATCGCAATGTGAAGAGCGAGTATGTGTTTCGGCAGATCGAGGATATGATGCGCAGCAAGGGTTATGTGAAGAAGTCGAGCATACAGATCTGGACGAAATGGAAGTTTCTCAAGTCCACATACAATACGACCACCAGACATGGCAACGGCATACCCAAAGTGGTGCCCGAGGAAGTGTATCGAGTGCTGTGTCGGATGCTCAGCGAACACAGCCACAATctcagcaatagcagcagctcGATGAATGGCACAAATGGTGGCATTGGCAGCGAATGCGGCAACTCCATGGACAGCTCCAATGCGGAGCTGAACAAGGCGGCAAGCGCCAGTGGTGGCGGCGGAGATGCCAACGATGAGCTGGAGCATCCCATATTTGGCTTTCGATTGGGCTTGGTCAAAGCGGAGCCCTTGGATACGG GCTATGAGACAAATATGAACTCCTCGGAGCAGGAAATGGAAGAAATCGGTGATAGCAGTAGTCTGCAGCATGTGCCGCAAATGGAGCATACGCCTTTTATGGTGACGGTGAAGAATGAACCCGACGTCGATCTGGACATGGATGGCACCAATACGCCGCCACCCACAGCGCCCacatcgccatcgccaccACCAAGTGCCAACGTGTCCACGTTATCCATACCGTTCACGCCACTGCGCGTTGCCTCCTTTGCCTCATCCTCCACTCCTTCGCATGGCGTACTGCAAATCGAACGTCCGGCCAGCATGATGAATCACAATAACAAAGCCAACTTGACCGGCAAGCTGAATCGCTCGATGCCGCTGCAGAGCACGAGCAGCATTAATTTTGTGCATCCGACCAGCAAACTGATGCTGCCACGCAAACAACAGTTGCACCGGGATTTGCGACTCCCACGGGAGATTAGTTTGCAgccagcgacagcagcaggagtTGGCGGGATGGCAACGCGCCCACTGAAAGCTGTGCCTATGCGTGAGACGGGTTATTCGCTGCGGCCGGAGCGTATGATACCCGATCTCGAGCAATCGATATCGCCACCACAGTCGCCTTCGCCGCCCATGCAGCAACacctccagcagcagcagccgcagtcgTTGCCCAAATATGCTCCTCCACCCTTGCCGTATCCCTCGACCAGTCGGCATGCTCAGCAATTTGGCAACGAGCAGCTGCATCCGCTGCGCAAGCGTCGCCTCAATTTACCTCAACAATCCCCCGTGCCTGTCAAGCTGCAACGCAGCTCCACGCTCTACAGCAACAAGccacacaacagcagcagcaacctgCGCTTGGACGATGCGTCGCCAGCAGCTGAGGAACCAAAAGCTGCACATAAAGTGCAGGCCGAAGAGCTGCAGCGTcgcaagcaacagcaagaggAACTCTTTAAGAAGGAACTGCATGAGCTGGCAAATGGTTTTCGCGATGCGCAAAAGGAAATGATGGAGGATTTCTTTCAGCATCAGAAGCAGCTGGCGCGACGTGAACACGATTTCCAGCTGCGTCAGGACAATCTGGTGATGATGGCGCTGCGCAAGCAAACGGATGCGCTGCTCAATACAGCACGGCAACTGCTGCAGCCTTTGGAGCAGCCACAAACACAGCAGGAAGAAGTGaaggaggagcaggagcaacaacagcaggaggAGGAACAGCAACAGTCAGAGCAGAGGGAAACGGAGACTAACACTAGCAACCAATTGGAGCAGTCAGAACAGCTGGAGGAGGATCATCAGCAACACATGGAACTGGAAGGAGAAGCTGAAGAGGATGAACACGATGATGCAGAAGACGACGCACAATACAGtgatgaggaggaggaacaGATGGACGACATGCAAAGCGAGGATGGAATGCAGATGATGGTGGCTCCAACGCTCAGCGAAGTTGCCTCCTCCTAA